From the Diospyros lotus cultivar Yz01 chromosome 13, ASM1463336v1, whole genome shotgun sequence genome, one window contains:
- the LOC127788336 gene encoding L-galactono-1,4-lactone dehydrogenase, mitochondrial isoform X1, with protein sequence MFSLILRRSLRQPLRRHHHHHTPTSPYSEPLKSLSSAPRQNPSHIRSFCSASSSSSSSSISDSEFRKYVGYFVLVLGCGAATYYSFPFSENAKHKKAQLFRYAPLPEDLHTVSNWSGTHEVQTRVFLQPETLQELETIVSDANRNKQKIRPVGSGLSPNGIGLTRQGMVNLALMDEVLEVDKEKKTVRVQAGVRVQQLVDGIKDYGLTLQNFASIREQQIGGIIQVGAHGTGAKLPPIDEQVIGLKLVTPAKGTIDISKEKDPELFYLARCGLGGLGVVAEVTLQCVDREELVEHTYVSTMKEIKKNHKKLLSENKHIKYLYIPYTDTVVVVRCNPVSMWKGPPKFKPKYSHDQAIQHVQDLYKESLQKYRPEVITDKSVDNDEQDINELSFTELRDKLLALDPLNKDHVMKVNQAEAEFWRKSEGYRVGWSDEILGFDCGGQQWVSETCFPAGTLTKPTMKDLEYIEDLMQLIDKEMIPAPAPIEQRWTARSKSPMSPASSPVEGDIFSWVGIIMYLPIMDARQRKQITEEFFHYRHLSQTQLWDRYSVYEHWAKIEVPKDKEALAAMQQRLRKRFPVDAYNQARRELDPNHILSNYMLEKLFPESATI encoded by the exons atgttctctctcattctccgGCGATCGCTCCGGCAACCCCTGCgccgccaccaccaccaccacactCCTACTAGCCCCTATTCCGAACCCCTCAAGTCTCTATCCTCCGCCCCGCGCCAAAACCCTAGCCACATCCGCTCATTCTGCtccgcttcttcttcttcttcttcttcgtccatCTCCGATTCCGAGTTCCGGAAGTACGTCGGCTACTTCGTCCTCGTCCTCGGCTGCGGCGCTGCCACCTACTACTCCTTCCCCTTCTCCGAAAACGCGAAGCACAAGAAGGCCCAGCTCTTCCGCTACGCTCCCCTCCCGGAGGATCTCCACACCGTGTCCAATTGGAGCGGCACTCACGAGGTCCAAACTCGGGTCTTCCTCCAGCCCGAGACGCTCCAG GAACTTGAAACCATTGTCTCCGATGCCAATCGCAACAAGCAGAAGATCCGCCCTGTCGGGTCGGGCCTCTCGCCCAATGGTATCGGATTGACTAGGCAAGGGATGGTGAATTTGGCTCTGATGGATGAGGTTTTGGAGGTggataaggagaagaagacagTCCGGGTCCAAGCCGGGGTTCGGGTTCAGCAGCTCGTTGATGGGATCAAAGATTACGGGCTCACCTTGCAGAACTTTGCATCCATTAGGGAACAGCAGATTGGTGGCATTATTCAG GTTGGTGCACATGGCACTGGTGCAAAGTTGCCTCCTATTGATGAGCAGGTCATTGGATTGAAACTGGTTACTCCTGCCAAAGGAACAATAGATATTTCTAAAGAGAAAGATCCAGAACTCTTCTATCTTGCTCGCTGTGGACTTGGGGGCCTTGGTGTAGTTGCTGAAGTTACTCTTCAGTGTGTAGATAGAGAAGAGCTTGTTGAGCACACATATGTCTCAACtatgaaagagataaagaaaaatcacaa GAAGTTGCTATCTGAGAATAAACATATCAAGTATCTTTATATTCCATATACAGACACTGTTGTAGTTGTGAGGTGCAACCCTGTTTCCATGTGGAAAGGTCCACCCAAGTTTAAACCAAAATATAGTCATGATCAAGCTATACAGCATGTTCAAGATCTCTACAAGGAGTCTCTCCAGAAGTACAG ACCTGAAGTGATCACAGATAAATCTGTGGACAATGATGAACAAGACATAAATGAGCTTTCATTTACAGAGCTACGAGATAAACTACTTGCTCTTGATCCCCTCAACAAAGACCATGTAATGAAGGTCAACCAAGCTGAAGCAGAGTTCTGGAGGAAGTCTGAAGGATACAGGGTAGGTTGGAGTGATGAGATTCTGGGCTTTGACTGTGGTGGCCAACAGTGGGTATCAGAGACCTGTTTTCCTGCTGGAACTCTAACAAAGCCTACCATGAAAGATCTTGAATACATAGAAGATCTGATGCAGCTCATAGATAAGGAAATGATACCAGCACCTGCTCCTATAGAACAGCGATGGACAGCTCGCAGCAAAAGCCCCATGAGCCCAGCTTCAAGCCCAGTGGAGGGTGATATTTTCTCATGG GTTGGCATAATTATGTATCTTCCTATAATGGATGCTCGTCAGAGGAAACAAATAACAGAAGAGTTCTTCCACTACAGGCATTTGTCCCAAACACAGTTGTGGGATCGATATTCTGTTTATGAACACTGGGCTAAGATTGAG GTTCCAAAGGACAAGGAAGCGCTTGCAGCTATGCAACAAAGGTTGAGGAAGCGTTTTCCAGTGGATGCATATAATCAAGCACGGAGGGAATTGGATCCCAATCACATCCTTTCTAATTACATGCTGGAGAAGCTGTTCCCAGAGTCCGCTACAATTTGA
- the LOC127788336 gene encoding L-galactono-1,4-lactone dehydrogenase, mitochondrial isoform X2, which produces MFSLILRRSLRQPLRRHHHHHTPTSPYSEPLKSLSSAPRQNPSHIRSFCSASSSSSSSSISDSEFRKYVGYFVLVLGCGAATYYSFPFSENAKHKKAQLFRYAPLPEDLHTVSNWSGTHEVQTRVFLQPETLQELETIVSDANRNKQKIRPVGSGLSPNGIGLTRQGMVNLALMDEVLEVDKEKKTVRVQAGVRVQQLVDGIKDYGLTLQNFASIREQQIGGIIQVGAHGTGAKLPPIDEQVIGLKLVTPAKGTIDISKEKDPELFYLARCGLGGLGVVAEVTLQCVDREELVEHTYVSTMKEIKKNHKKLLSENKHIKYLYIPYTDTVVVVRCNPVSMWKGPPKFKPKYSHDQAIQHVQDLYKESLQKYRPEVITDKSVDNDEQDINELSFTELRDKLLALDPLNKDHVMKVNQAEAEFWRKSEGYRVGWSDEILGFDCGGQQWVSETCFPAGTLTKPTMKDLEYIEDLMQLIDKEMIPAPAPIEQRWTARSKSPMSPASSPVEGDIFSWHTCVKRKATLLRQQ; this is translated from the exons atgttctctctcattctccgGCGATCGCTCCGGCAACCCCTGCgccgccaccaccaccaccacactCCTACTAGCCCCTATTCCGAACCCCTCAAGTCTCTATCCTCCGCCCCGCGCCAAAACCCTAGCCACATCCGCTCATTCTGCtccgcttcttcttcttcttcttcttcgtccatCTCCGATTCCGAGTTCCGGAAGTACGTCGGCTACTTCGTCCTCGTCCTCGGCTGCGGCGCTGCCACCTACTACTCCTTCCCCTTCTCCGAAAACGCGAAGCACAAGAAGGCCCAGCTCTTCCGCTACGCTCCCCTCCCGGAGGATCTCCACACCGTGTCCAATTGGAGCGGCACTCACGAGGTCCAAACTCGGGTCTTCCTCCAGCCCGAGACGCTCCAG GAACTTGAAACCATTGTCTCCGATGCCAATCGCAACAAGCAGAAGATCCGCCCTGTCGGGTCGGGCCTCTCGCCCAATGGTATCGGATTGACTAGGCAAGGGATGGTGAATTTGGCTCTGATGGATGAGGTTTTGGAGGTggataaggagaagaagacagTCCGGGTCCAAGCCGGGGTTCGGGTTCAGCAGCTCGTTGATGGGATCAAAGATTACGGGCTCACCTTGCAGAACTTTGCATCCATTAGGGAACAGCAGATTGGTGGCATTATTCAG GTTGGTGCACATGGCACTGGTGCAAAGTTGCCTCCTATTGATGAGCAGGTCATTGGATTGAAACTGGTTACTCCTGCCAAAGGAACAATAGATATTTCTAAAGAGAAAGATCCAGAACTCTTCTATCTTGCTCGCTGTGGACTTGGGGGCCTTGGTGTAGTTGCTGAAGTTACTCTTCAGTGTGTAGATAGAGAAGAGCTTGTTGAGCACACATATGTCTCAACtatgaaagagataaagaaaaatcacaa GAAGTTGCTATCTGAGAATAAACATATCAAGTATCTTTATATTCCATATACAGACACTGTTGTAGTTGTGAGGTGCAACCCTGTTTCCATGTGGAAAGGTCCACCCAAGTTTAAACCAAAATATAGTCATGATCAAGCTATACAGCATGTTCAAGATCTCTACAAGGAGTCTCTCCAGAAGTACAG ACCTGAAGTGATCACAGATAAATCTGTGGACAATGATGAACAAGACATAAATGAGCTTTCATTTACAGAGCTACGAGATAAACTACTTGCTCTTGATCCCCTCAACAAAGACCATGTAATGAAGGTCAACCAAGCTGAAGCAGAGTTCTGGAGGAAGTCTGAAGGATACAGGGTAGGTTGGAGTGATGAGATTCTGGGCTTTGACTGTGGTGGCCAACAGTGGGTATCAGAGACCTGTTTTCCTGCTGGAACTCTAACAAAGCCTACCATGAAAGATCTTGAATACATAGAAGATCTGATGCAGCTCATAGATAAGGAAATGATACCAGCACCTGCTCCTATAGAACAGCGATGGACAGCTCGCAGCAAAAGCCCCATGAGCCCAGCTTCAAGCCCAGTGGAGGGTGATATTTTCTCATGG CATACCTGCGTGAAAAGAAAGGCAACATTGCTGCGACAGCAGTAG